A window of Phragmites australis chromosome 2, lpPhrAust1.1, whole genome shotgun sequence genomic DNA:
tggaaaatctatttattgcgtCAATAGACTGACTGAGCTCGGTGGCTGATGTGTCAGTTTACGCGGCTGCTGACTCAGCGCAAATGCCGACGTGGCGTCTTCGGGGCTGCTAACCGGGCGGTGGACCAGTACCAAAGACTGGGTTCACGGGTCTACGGTGAACCGAAGGGGTACGGGGTTCAGCCGATCTAATCTGGGGCGACGATGTGGGATCCAACGGTTCTAGTCATTTGGGGAGGGAGGGGCGGTGACAGGGGCTGGCGGACGCGGCACCGCCGCGGGTTTCGTCGGAGCATTGTCGGCGAGGCTCGATCTACCGCTACAGTCTACCGAACTCAACGATTTTTGGCGCAATAGAATGAGACGGCGACGGGGAGTCTCACCAGTGGGTTCTCGACGGTCGGCGGGGCCTCtgcggtggtcggcgacggagaaGAACGGTGGCGGAGGTCGGAGCTTGGAGAGAAATGGCTACGGCGACGGAGGAACGAAACCGACGGCCGGAGAAGCTTCCTGGGGAGCATGTGGTGCCAGAAAGAGGGTCAATTTGCTGCAGGGAGCTTCGGTTAACGCTATCGACAGTGAGGTGGCGGCGGGCCTTACCGATGCTCGGCGAAACGGCGACTCCGGCGGCGGGGAGGCGTCGGCGAGCGGTGAAATGGATCCCTCGTGCTTCAGCGAAGCTGGTGACGGCCTTAGACGCGAAGGGGGAAGCTCGGGTGCGGCGGATGGTGCTCGGCGAGCTCGGTGGCAGCAGCAATGGAGTCCGGGAACTGGCTGAGGGGGCGCGGGGCGGAGAAAACGCAGGGTTGCGACGCATCTTAAATCATCGGGACGTGCAAACCATTGCGGAGATCGTAGGCACGGGTGGCTGGACGCGTGCCGGCGAAATCGGGTGAGGTGGGGCGATGGTTGCGGGCGCTGGTGCGAGGTTGAAGCTGACGGGTAGGGTCCGGCTGTCAGCGAGAGCGAGGAGGAGCGGGCTGGGCTGCGCTGGGGTTGGGTCGTGACTGAGATTTTGGGCTGAGCGGCACAAATTCAAACGGGCGTGACACACACCCGCGCGGCCAGAGCGCGCGTTGGATTCAGACCCGGCACTCTGGCACGGCAGCCCCTTCCCGTTGGCCCAACTCTCCGAGCGCTTCAAAACGGGAACGCGCGCGCGTCCGGCACCACAAACCCAACCCGATGCTGCCGCTGCTCCGCGACCCGGCCACGCTGCTCCCGTCCCTCGCCGCGGCGTCCCAACTCCGCGCGCTCCACGCGCACCTCCTCGTCTCGGGCTGCCTCGCCTCCCCGTCCCACCACGCAGCCTTCCTCGCctcgctcgcctcctcctcgcccacCCACCTCTCCTACGCGCGCCTCATCCTTCCCAAATGCCCCGCGACGCTGCTCGCCCACAATGCCCTCCTCCGCTCGCTCGCCCGCGGGCCGCGCCCTCACCTCGCCTTCTCCGCCTTCCGCGACCTCCCGCTCCCGCCCGACCACTACTCCCTCACCTTCCTCGTACGCGCTGCCACCGCCCTGGccacggccgcggcggcggcagcgaggCCCGTGTCGCCCGAGCTGGGGCTGGACGCGAGGCTGCTCGCGGTGTCCGCGCACGGGGCCGCGGTCGGCCAGGGGCACGCGGTGGACCCGCACGTGCAGAGCGGGGTCGTCTCGATGTACGCTGCGCTCGGGGATGTCACCGCCGCGCGGGCCGCCTTCGCGGAGATCGCGAGCCCGGACGTCGTGTGCGTCACGGCGATGGTGGGAGCGCTTGCTGCCGGCGGCGACGTGGACGCCGCGCGCGACCTGTTCGACGGAATGCCGCGGCGGGACCATGTCGCGTGGAACGCCATGATCGCGGGGTACGTGCACGTGGGCAGGTCGAGGGAGGCGCTGAGGCTGTTTGATGAAATGCTGAAGGCTGGCGCTGCCGTCGGGGAGGCCACTCTTGTGTCTGTGCTCACTGCCTGTGCGCAGATGGGCGCATTGGAACGCGGCAAGTGGGTGCATTGGTATGTGCGCAGCCGTGGGATGCGGGTGTCTGTCACGCTGGGCACCGCCTTCGTGGATATGTATTCCAAGTGCGGTGCAGTTGCGACTGCCATGGAGGTGTTTGAGAACATGAGCGAAAGGAATGTGTACACTTGGACCAGTGCTGTCAGTGGCCTTGCGATGAACGGCATGGGTATGGAGTGCCTTGAGCTGTTCAAGCGCATGCAGAGTGCAGGGATCCAGCCTAACGGTGTCACCTTCGTCGCTGTGCTCCGTGGATGCTCCATGGCTGGGTTGGTAGAAGAGGGACGGGCATGCTTCGACTCAATGAAGTGCAAGCATGGAGTTGATCCTTGGTTTGAACACTACGGCTGCATGGTTGATCTCTATGGTCGAGCAGGGCGTTTAGATGATGCTGTCAATTTCATCAACGCCATGCCAGTGCAGCCTCACGAAGGTGTGTGGGGAGCACTGCTCAACGCTTCTCGGATTCACAATAACATTGAGTTGGGCAAATATGCAATGGACAAGCTGGTGGCAATTGAGTCCAAAAACGATGCGGCTCATGTCTTGCTGTCTAACATCTATGCGGAATCACAGGACTGGAAGGGTGTCAGCAGAACTCGGGGCGTGATGAAGGCCAAGGGAGTCAAGAAGGTGCCAGGGTGGAGTGCCATAGAGGTTGATGGCAAGGTGCATGAGTTCTTTGTTGGAGGCAAGTCACACCCAAGGTACAAGGAGATCGAGATGATGCTTGCTGAGATGATTCGAAGGCTGAGACTACATGGGTACGCTGCAAACACAAAGGAGGTGCTGTTTGATATcgaggaagaggagaaagagGGTGCAATCTCCTTGCATAGTGAGAAGCTGGCACTTGCCTTTGGCTTGATCGCGTTGCCGGAAGGTGTGGAAATTAGGATTGTGAAGAACCTGAGAGTATGCAAGGACTGCCATGATTATACCAAGTTGATATCTAAGGTCTTCAACAGGGAGATTGTTATGAGAGATAGGAATAGGTTTCACCATTTCAAGAATGGAGCGTGTTCCTGTAAGGATTActggtgatattttttttctgttccCGTTCAATTTTGATGGTCCATTCACATTTAGGTAGCAAGATTGATACATTAGAATACAGAAATACATATCAAATGGTGCATCTGCCCAAGTAAAATGCTCCATCCGTTTCAAAATACAAGATGCATTAGGATTTAAAAAGAGTCAAACTTCGTCAAATTGTGTGTATGTACAAAAGATATATCAATAGATTCGTATTTCACATATCTTCTAATAAGATATTGCTTTCGtatattgtaagagaaattaGTGGTCAAATAATACTTTGAAATACTCCCAAATCCTAGTACACCCTGTAAAAAGAAATTATGCGCCTGCATAAGAATCAACAAGACTCTTTTTGTGGGGTACTTGCAAAGATGCAGACTGAGTTTTGAGCTAATGAACTATCCTGCCAGTGCACGGATTGCCAGGGAATTGGGTGATATATTTCAATCATCAAAGGATGGGTGACGAACCCCTGCACTGCAGGATCACTTGCTATTTTGCTATCAGTTAACTGAAATTCCTACCATTGTTTGTTTTGATGACCTAGCAATTTAGCACTGATAGGCAGAGCAGCAACAAATCTAAGCAGATTCACGATACAAGTTAAGGGAGATAGATTCTGATATCTGCAACTCTATGAAATTAGTATGCTATACACATTGAAGCGTATTGCCACatgatcaataaatatttttcgCAGTTTTCTGATCTGCTGGAAAAGCATCAACGGCACACGAAGGAACGTGTTATATGTAAACTGATGCTCCGAGTCTGAACATGAGGTTACCTGCAGCAGGTAAAGAATTGCAGGACAGCCTTCAAAAACCAACCAGGACAGATAATTTGCAAGGAAGAGGAACAGATACTGACTTGGTCTCTATTCTTATTCGTGCTGTCCTGCACACCTCATACAAttagaaggggggggggggggcaacatTGAGTACATGTTCAACACAAGGTCAACTCAATTCTCTTTAAGATGCATTCATTCTCCACAAATAAAAAGACATCAATATTACATGTGAATATCCCCTATATTGATGACATTGGAATGAGCAGACAGAAGCACAGCGTGCTAGCCATCAACACTAGACAGCCTGCAGAAAATTTAATTACAGCTCAAGTCAAAATTCAATAACCAAGAGATGAACGAAGTCGGAAGTTGTGGGTTCCTTTTCAAGGCTGCAGCACATcgcatgacatgcttatatcCAGATACAGACAGTCTAGAAGCTTTTACGGGAAAATATCAGCGTCATGATTCATGAATAATGCTCTGACTTCTGATTAATCTTATTCTTAACATGAAGTTTTGTAATAGTATATAGTATTTCAAACAGTAACTTAATATAAATAGGTAGTATTTTATTCTTATCAAAACTATTGATTATTGCCTTGTACCAGAGATAACAGAGCCACCAAAACACAGATAGCTATGCCTATAATTTATAGTAGAAACTTATATCACACTTTTAAAGCACTATTATAAAATTTTTGTCACGGTCTATCAGCTATAAGTTGCACCTATTACAATTCACTTGAATTCTTGAGAGTAACATTGAGTCTAGACAGAATACTCAACGAATTCCTTGTTCCAATCAGAATCCCAAATTAAAGGTGAAGCTGTTGCTACCTCatgaagccaagccaaactttTTCATGACATCCTTGGTTCTCTTCCGGAGCCTCATGAACACGATGACCATGCAAGCCAGCACCCATGGTGGGAAGTTTACGGTGCCGAGCCTGGACGCCTGAAGCCACTCGGGCATCTTCGCCTCCTTCAATAACACTGCAGCTACTGCCGTCATAGCAGCGACCCCAATCATCACCTTTGTTATGGGTTTCAGCAAAGAATCCTAAACCATAAAAGAGGCAAATGCATCGTATGAGACCTCCTAATGCTAACCTTGTAGACAACAAGGTACGCAAAGCAATTGTTAGATCAAGATGCAAGTAAAATGAAGGGGAATTGATGTGCGGTGGTGTTGGGGGGTGCTACTCCTATGAATACCTTGGGCTCGCCGTCGAGGAAGATGGTGGAGCCGGGGGCGTAGGTGAGGAGGGACCGGCCGTTGCGGGGGTGGAAGCGGATGGCGACGCCGCGGGTGCGGGCGGCGGGGTCGAAGGCGAAGACGGACTTGAGGCCGTGCTGCTCCAGGATGTCGCCGACCTCCAGCTGGTCCTGCGTCCACCCGCCTAGCCGCGACCGGAACACGGCCACCGGCCCGCGCCCCTGCCGGAACAGTTGCACCTCCACCTCCGGTGAGGCCGCCACACCCGATCCGGGCTTCCCGTCCGGGCCAGGGGTCGGGGCTGGGGACTCCTCTTGGATTGCATCGTCGCTGGCCTCCGCGGCTGCTGCCGGCGCCGCAGCCTTGTCCGCTTCCGGCTCCATTGGTTCGGTCGATCAGGTTCGGGGGCTGAAGGAATCTGGTGTTCTGGTCGTGTCGTGCTGTATCGAAGGAAGAACTGGGCTGCTTAAGAGACAGGTGCAAAGCGAAGTTCTTCACTTCACTGGGTTAGGCCTAAAATTACCTAAGGCCCAATAATCTAACAATTTAACCAAAATTGCTATAATCGAATCAATGGATATGTTCCTCTCAAAAGATAATAAATTCTATGGATACCTTTTTTTTAGGTAAATCTATGGATATATCTTAGGCAGGAAACTTAGAAACTATTCATTTGAACTTCTGTTTttagattttctaaaaaaactgtactttttatttattaaaaaactatttttagaaataGACCGTtggtttctacaataaatttttagtttgtCAGAGCGAATTTTTCAACTTTAGAACTGGTTTGTTTGGCCTTCTACTTTTAgacttttttgaaaatttgtgCTTTTAACtgattaaaaaactatttttgaaaatagacgATTGacttctataataaatttttaacttcttagCACATAGTTTCTCACAAAATCATTTCTTAGCGAGCTTCCCAGCTTTAGTTTATCTTTCTTAGAAACAATCTTCTGGCTTCTCCAAAAtcttgtttgttttagcttttagCTTCTGACAGCAGCAGAAGTAGAAAATAAATAGAGCAGTTTATTTTCTTTAGAAACAGATTTCTAGTTTCTTTAAAAACCATTTCTCTAAAACTCTATCTGTTCTAACTTATAGCTCctagtaaaaaaaaacagaaaacaaaCAGACCTTACATACACATGGCTTCAACACTAGTGTTCCAACCTATGCAAAGTACAAAACTGCATCTGCATTGATGTCTTGTGATTGATGGTAATTTGATTAGCACACCTCCGAAACTAATTCAGGATCAGACACAACTCGGTCCAGCTGCAAGCCCAGACCGTCCACAACGTCCTAAATCTCAGCTGACCTCGGGTTCGGGTGATATGTATCCTGCACCAGGAACCTGTGCCCCTCGCCGTCGAGCTCCATCCAACTGTAAGCCGACAGCTTCTGCACGTTTTTGCTCCTCATCGGGTCCCTGATCTCCCACACGTCGCCCCAGAGACCGGCGTCTGCGTAGATGTTGGACAGGAGGACGTAGATCGACGAGCTCTCGGGCTCCAGGGccaggagcttgcccgcggcgAGCTCGACGTCCGCGTGCGCTCTGCAGGCGCTGAGCAGCGTGGTCCAGATCACCGCGTTCGGCTCGACCTCCATGTCGCAGATGAACTTGTAGGCTGCCCACAGCCTGCCGGACTTGCAGAGGAGGTCTACCAAGCATGCGCAGTGCTCCACTTGAGGACAGACATGGTGTTTCCTTTTCATCGCTTCGAAGAACGCCATGCCTTGGTCCACCAAGTCAGCTGTGCATGCTGTCAATAGCGTGATGAAGGTGATCTCGTTGGGCTGAACACCATCGGCTACCATCATTTCGTACAAGGCAATCGCGTCTTCTGCGAAGCCATTCAGTGCAAGGCCTCTGATCATGGAGTTCCAAGCGATGACCACCTTCTGTTCCATCCGGTTGAAGACACTGCGAGCTCTGCCAACGTGCCCGCGCTTGGTGTACATGTCGATCAGAGCTGATCCGAGATAGCTGGTAAGAGGCAGACTCTGGCTCTCCATGTAATCACAATCTGTTCTCCGAGTTCATCAGAACCCAACTGAGCACATGCAGACAATACACCAACAAGAGTAACTTCATTCGGCTTGCAATTGGTTTCCTTCATCCTCTCAAACAGCTCTAGAGACTCATGTGGTCTCCCATTCTGTGCACCACCAGCAATCATAGTGCTCCATGCTACGACATCCCTCTGCAGCATCCGATCAAACTCCCAACATGCCTCGTCAATAGCCCGACACTTGACGTACATTTCCATCAAAGCAGTGTGCACTATCACATTCTGCAAATCCTCTTCCCCGATCAACGCCCTTACCCGCTTTCCAATATCAAGATCACCAGTTTTGGCGCATATGGACAACACTGTTGTGATAGTGATAGCATTTGGCTTTGCACCCTCACTCCCGATCAAACAATGTCAATGCTTCTCGGAATTCCCCACCGTGCGCATAGCAGGTGATCATCGAATTCCATGAAGCGGATGTCCTCCTAGGGATACTCTCAAACAGCCTTCTTGCTTTCTCCACATCCCCGGACTTGGAATACCCGTGCTTTCTCCACATCCCCGGACTTGGAATACCCGGTGATCAAACAATTCATTGGTATCGGGTCCTTCACCGGCATCTCCTGGAAGACCCTCACAGCAGACTCCATATCCCTGTTCTTGGCGTAGAAATTCACCAGAGCAGTCTGCACGAACACATCCCGTAGCATCCCACGGACAAGGGCGTGGCAATGCACCTGCCTGCCTGGCAGGGCGCGGCCGAGAGCGCGCACGGCTTGACGACAAGCGGGACGCAACCCGGCGGGACTCCGGCGCCCCTGCAGTGCAGAGAGGATACGGCCACGAGGAGCTCCAGGTGCAGAGAGAGCTTGAAGAggccggagaggagggcgctGCAGAGTgtcacaaatcaaatcaaacagAGATCGAATTGGGCAAAAATGGTGAGAAAATGGGGAAAGGTGGAAGAACTCGAGGAACAGGGCAAGAACAGCGCTAGAGCTGGGCTATTCCATTACGAAAACTAACGAGTTCTGTTACAAGTCTCAACAAAAATGGATGCCTCCACTGGACCACACCTCCCAGGTTTAATACTCTGAACGGATTACAGCTCCATTGAGCGTTTACCCGCCAGGGTAACAGTAAAAACAAAGTCTTAAAATGTAAAGGTAAACGGTAGCGCCGACGGCCTCCAAGACATGATGTAGACCGTCCATTCGCCCGCGAAGATGGAGCAGAACATCTTGGTCGTTGATTCTTCTAAGGCAGCCGGGTTGTGACAATTCCCCCTCCATAAGCAGGCACTTGACCTCAAGTGTCCTGGTAGTGCACAGCCGTCAGAGCCCGCGACGGTGGTTTAGTAGCTTCAGCGGGACTGTCTGGCCACCACTCAGTGATAGTTTGCTCATAGAAACTAGGGAATGTAGTGCGGATAAATCCCTTATCTTCCCATGTAGCATCTGCTTGAGGAGAGTTCTCCCACTGTATGAGCCACTGTGTCACTAACTCATCATTCCTCGGCAAACACCTGGTATCCAGTACCTTGACAGGAGATGTTTTGAGCCGGCCATTGTCATCCACCAGGGGAAGATTCTTAGCAGGAATAGCATTTGGTCCAATGTGTTTTTTGAGTTGGCTCACATGGAAGACAGGGTGAATCAGAGCATCTTGTGGTAACTGCAGTTTATATGCTACTGGTCCAATTTTTTTGAGAATGAGAAATGGCCCATAGTATTTTGTTGTCAATTTGAATGAATTTCTCAGCCCAAAGGCAGCCATTCTGTAAGGCTGAAGCTTGAGGTAGACAAAATCTCCTTCCTGGAAGGTTCGTTCAGACCTCTTCATATCTGCATATTTCTTCATTCTTGCTTGAGCCTTAATCAAGTGATCCTTTAACTGAGAGATCATACTGCTTTTGTGAGCCAAATAGTCTCTAGCAGGGCACTCAGGACCAGGAATCATGACTTCACTGATCAAAGGAGGTGGTTGGCCATAAAGTGCCTGAAATGGAGTGCATTTGAGAGATGTGTGATAATTACTGTTATACCACCATTCAGCAAGAGGTAACCAGGAACTCCATCTCTTTGGTTCAGAAAAAGACATACATCGCAAATAATTCTCAAGACACTGATTTACTCGTTCAGTTTGCCCATCACTCTGAGGGTGGTATGCTGAACTGAACCTCAGTGAAACCTTCAATTGCTTGAATAATGCTTGCCAAAAATCACTGGTGAATAATCTGTCTCTGTCAGAAATTATGGCAGTGGGCAAACCATGAAGTTTGTAGATGTTGTCCATGAAAGCATGAGCTACTGTCTGAGCAGTAAGTGGGTGGGAAAGTGGAATGAAGTGAGCATATTTAGTGAGTCTATCCACAATTACAAAGATTATATCCTTCCCATTGGATTTGGGCAAACCCTCTATAAAGTCCATGGAGATGTGACTCCATGCCATATCAGGGATTGGTAAAGGTTCAAGAAGTCCAGGGTAGTGGCACTGCTCACCTTTAGCTCGCTGGCAAGTTGGACAAGCTGACACAAAGTTTTCTACAGATTTCTTCAAGCCATTCCAGTGGAAAACTCTTTTGATTCTTTGATAGGTTGCAGCTATACCAGAGTGTCCTCCCAATGCTGATGAGTGGAGAGCTGAAATGATATTCTTTTGCACAGCAGTGTCTTGTCCTAGGTGAATTCTCCCCTTGTATCTGAGGACTTCAGAGTGTAGGGAATAATTTGGGTTGGAATCAGGAGATATAGCAAGCTGGGCAATAAGCTGCTGACAGGCAGCATCATGAGCATAACTTTTTAAGACCTCAGAAATCCAATTGGGTTGCACCACAGAGATTGCTTGACACTCCACATCTCTTCTTGATAATGCATCAGCAGCCTTGTTTTCACTACCCTTTTTATACTCAATTTTGTAATCAAGTTGTAATAGCCTTAAGAGGAGCTTATGTTGGATCCCTTCTGTCAACCTCTGTTCAGCAAGGTACTTCAGACTTTGCTGATCTGTTCTGATGATCAACTGAGATCCCAGCAGGTAGTGCTTCCATTTTTTGACAGACTCAAGAATTGCCAAAGCCTCTTTATCATAGATGGACTGTGACTGGGCTCTCTTGCTAATTGATTTGCTAAAGTAGGCAATAGGCTATCCTTGCTGCATGAGAACAGCACCAATACCTGTTGCACAAGCATCTGTTTCCAAAATAAATGGAAGGTTGAAATTTGGAAGAGTGAGGACAGGTGCTGTGATTAGTCTCGTTTTGAGTTCTTCAAATGCTTCTGTTTGGGCTGGTCCCCAACAGAAAGAGTTTTTCTTAAGCATATCATGTAATGGTCTGCAAATCAGGCCAAATCCCTTAACAAATCTTCTGTAATACCCAACTAGTCCCAAAAAACTTCTCAGCTGGGTTATTGACTTTGGAATTGGCCAAACCTTCACTGCTTCAATTTTTGCAGGGTCTGTAGAGAGTCCATTGCTGCTGATGATGTGGCCCAAGTACTCAATTTTCTGCACAGCAAATGAACACTTGCTTCTTTTGGCATAGAGACTATTTTCCAATAGTGTTTGCAAGACCATTGTCAGATGGAGCTTATGTTCTTCCAAGGTTTTGCTATAAACAAGTATGTCATCGAAAAATATGAGAACAAACTTCCTTAAATAGGCAGCAAAAACCTTGTTCATCATGGACTGGAAGGTAGCAGGTGCATTTGTTAAGCCAAAAGGCATGACAAGAAATTCAAAGTGGCCAAAGTGAGTGGTGAAAGCTGTTTTAGGAATGTCAGAGTCATGCATTAAAATCTGATGGAAGCCTGATCTCAAatctaattttgaaaaataagTGGCTCCACATAACTCATCAaacaaatcatcaacaattggAATGGGAAACTTATTTTTGATGGTAAGATCATTTAACTCCCTGTAATCCACACAAAATCGCCAACTGCCATCTTTTTTTCTTGCCAAAAtggaaggagaggagaagggacTTTCACTTGGCTGTATCAGCCCTTGTTCCAACAGTTGCTTCACCAATTTCTCCACTTCATTCTTCTGGTAGTGTGGAATCCTATATTGCCTCAGATTAGGAGGGATGCTGCCTGGCTTCAATGGTATAGAGTGGGTGCAGTTCCTGGAAGGAGGTAAACCAGAAGGTTCAACAAAGACAGCCTCAAATTTAGTCAGGATTGCTTCTATATCAGCATCATAATTGGATTCCTGTAGTTCTGAATTGGAAGTAATCTTTAAGTGGAGAAGATAGCCTTGGGCACCCTTGCAAACCAATTTGTCAAATTTGGGGGGATCCATGATCAAACACAGTTGTGGAGAAGTACAGTCACTGAATGTGATTGTTTGAAGACCCTCTTTGCGAATAGTCAATGTCCTGAGCTTCAGATCGATGGCAACAGGGCTGTGAAGGAATAACCAATCACACCCAAGTATCAAGTCATAGCTCTTCAATTCCAGGAGTTGGAAAGGGTTGTCAAACCTTTCCTTGTAAATCTGATAGACACAAGACTGAACATAACCTCCAGTGTGCAATTCACCACCCCCAGCTACTTTAACTGACTTCAAGACAGTATGTTGTATTGAGCAACCAGCTTTAGATGCAAATGTTACATCGATGAAGCTATGAGTGCTACCACTATCTACTAATGCCATACCTCTCTTTCCTCCCAAAATGACAGGTAGATGGAAAGTGGTAGTGTTGGTAGTACCTTTA
This region includes:
- the LOC133908606 gene encoding uncharacterized protein LOC133908606, producing the protein MEPEADKAAAPAAAAEASDDAIQEESPAPTPGPDGKPGSGVAASPEVEVQLFRQGRGPVAVFRSRLGGWTQDQLEVGDILEQHGLKSVFAFDPAARTRGVAIRFHPRNGRSLLTYAPGSTIFLDGEPKDSLLKPITKVMIGVAAMTAVAAVLLKEAKMPEWLQASRLGTVNFPPWVLACMVIVFMRLRKRTKDVMKKFGLAS
- the LOC133908604 gene encoding putative pentatricopeptide repeat-containing protein At5g40405; this translates as MLPLLRDPATLLPSLAAASQLRALHAHLLVSGCLASPSHHAAFLASLASSSPTHLSYARLILPKCPATLLAHNALLRSLARGPRPHLAFSAFRDLPLPPDHYSLTFLVRAATALATAAAAAARPVSPELGLDARLLAVSAHGAAVGQGHAVDPHVQSGVVSMYAALGDVTAARAAFAEIASPDVVCVTAMVGALAAGGDVDAARDLFDGMPRRDHVAWNAMIAGYVHVGRSREALRLFDEMLKAGAAVGEATLVSVLTACAQMGALERGKWVHWYVRSRGMRVSVTLGTAFVDMYSKCGAVATAMEVFENMSERNVYTWTSAVSGLAMNGMGMECLELFKRMQSAGIQPNGVTFVAVLRGCSMAGLVEEGRACFDSMKCKHGVDPWFEHYGCMVDLYGRAGRLDDAVNFINAMPVQPHEGVWGALLNASRIHNNIELGKYAMDKLVAIESKNDAAHVLLSNIYAESQDWKGVSRTRGVMKAKGVKKVPGWSAIEVDGKVHEFFVGGKSHPRYKEIEMMLAEMIRRLRLHGYAANTKEVLFDIEEEEKEGAISLHSEKLALAFGLIALPEGVEIRIVKNLRVCKDCHDYTKLISKVFNREIVMRDRNRFHHFKNGACSCKDYW